One window from the genome of Osmerus mordax isolate fOsmMor3 chromosome 19, fOsmMor3.pri, whole genome shotgun sequence encodes:
- the rab38b gene encoding ras-related protein Rab-38b, which translates to MQSPRKEHLYKVLVIGDLGVGKTSIIKRYVHQTYSTNYRATIGVDFALKVLNWDSETVRLQLWDIAGQERFGNMTRVYYREAMGAFIVFDVTRPTTFEAVAKWKEDLDSKLMLANGQSIATVLLANKCDHGRDVLTNNAIKMDQFCKDHGFVGWFETSAKENVHINEAANFLVKHIMSTENDILKSVVPDTISPQLNSTKQVNCSACFKP; encoded by the exons ATGCAGAGCCCCAGGAAGGAACACCTGTATAAGGTTCTGGTTATCGGAGACCTCGGGGTCGGTAAGACTTCCATCATAAAGCGTTATGTCCACCAAACTTACTCAACCAACTACCGCGCTACCATCGGGGTGGATTTTGCTCTTAAGGTGCTCAACTGGGATTCTGAGACCGTCCGTCTTCAGCTATGGGACATTGCAG gccaGGAGCGGTTTGGCAACATGACGCGCGTGTACTACCGCGAGGCCATGGGGGCATTCATTGTGTTTGACGTGACGCGGCCCACCACGTTCGAGGCAGTTGCCAAGTGGAAAGAGGACCTAGACTCCAAGCTGATGCTGGCCAATGGACAGAGCATCGCAACGGTGCTGCTGGCCAACAAGTGTGACCATGGCAGGGATGTGCTCACAAACAACGCCATCAAGATGGACCAGTTCTGCAAGGACCATGGTTTTGTGGGCTGGTTCGAGACCTCTGCCAAG GAGAACGTCCATATCAACGAAGCAGCCAACTTCTTGGTGAAGCACATCATGTCCACCGAAAACGACATCCTGAAGTCGGTGGTCCCAGACACAATCTCCCCACAGCTCAACTCCACCAAGCAAGTCAACTGCTCTGCCTGCTTCAAACCCTAG